The Deltaproteobacteria bacterium DNA segment AACGCGACCCTGAAGATGAACCACCGCAACTGGATGTCCCTTTTTGGAAGAGACAACGCACCATCCCTTGCCGCGATCTTTCTCTACTAAATTATAGGGACGCAAAATCGGATGGGTCTCAAGTTGTGGGAAGATGGATTCCTGTTCCCAAACATGATTGCCCGCGGTGATCACATCAATCTGAGTTTTGAAAAGTTCCTCGGCAATTTTGTCGGTAACTCCCTTGCCACCCGCGGCATTGTCCGCATTGGCCAAAACGAAATCGACGCCGTATTGATGGATAAGTCGCGGAAGAAGCTGAAACACCGCTTGTCTTCCCGGCTCGCCAAAAATATCACCGATGCAGAGAATGTTCATATTCGTACTGCGTCGTGCGTCGTGCGTCCTGCGTGTTTTTCGCACTACGCAGTACGCATTACGCACGACGAATTATTTCGCGTACTCCACCGCTCTTGTTTCCCGAATCACTGTGATCCGGATTTGCCCGGGGAATGTCATCTCTTGTTCAATTTTGCGCGCGATGTCTTTGGAAATCACAAAAGCCTGCGCGTCGGTGACTTCCTGAAAGTTGACCATCACACGCACTTCGCGGCCGGCCTGCACCGCGTAGGCTTTCTCCACCCCCTTGAAAGAAAGAGAAATGCGCTCCAGTTCTTCGAGGCGTTTGATATAGCTTTCCAACACTTCGCGTCGCGCACCGGGCCGTGCTCCTGACAAGGCATCGGCGGCATCAACCAAACAATCGAGCGTATAGATTTGAGGAATGTCTTCATGGTGCGCTCCAACCGCGTGGCAAATATCTTCCTCTTCTTTATATTTTTTACAGAAATCCATTCCGATCAACGCATGCGCTCCTTCAATTTCATGGGAAACGGATTTGCCGATATCGTGCAAAAGTCCGCCGCGACGCGCTTTCATTTCATCAATCCCCAATTCTGCCGCCATCATTCCGCAGATAAATCCAACCTCAACGGAGTGACGCAATACATTCTGCGCGTAACTGTAACGATATTTGAGAGTTCCCAACAATTTCACAATTTCGGGATGCGCCTTCGTGAGTTTCAATTCCAGAAAGGCCTGCTCCCCCGCTTCAATAATGGAAGCATCGACCTCTTCGGTAACTTTTTTCACCATTTCTTCAATGCGCGATGGGTGAATGCGTCCATCTTGAAGCAAACGCTCCATGGTAATGCGGGCGATTTCGCGTCGGACCGGATTGAAACCGGAGAGCACAACAGCCTCCGGTGTTTCATCGATCACCACGTCAATACCGGTTGCCGCTTCAAAGGCGCGAATGTTTCGACCTTCTCTGCCGATGATTCTCCCTTTCAATTCTTCATTGGGAAGAGGAACAACGCTTAAAGAACGCTCGGAAACATAATCGGAAGAGAGGCGCTCGATGGTGCTCGCAACAATATATTTTGCTTTTTTATCGGCCTCCGCTTTCGCATCTTCCTCGATTTTCATCATCATGGTGGCCGATTCACGCTTTGTCTCTTCAAGCAAAGAATCGCGAAGCTGTTTTTTGGCGTCATCCATGGTAATACCGGCGGCTCTTTCCAGTGCACGCTGGGTTTCCTGTAACAGTTCGTTGTATTGTTTCTCCTTGTCAGAGAGCTGATTTTTTCTATCCTGAACCTGTTTTTCCTGCCTGAAAAGTTCTTCCTCTTTTGTTTCCAAAAGATTGAACTTTTTTTCAAGATTGTCTTCCTTCAATTGAAGACGTTTATCCACTCCTTGCAATTCGCGCTGTTTCTCCTGCATCTCTTTTTCAAAGCTGGCGCGGCCTTTGAGTTGGGCATCTCTGGCTTCCAACTCCGCCTCTTTGCGAATGGTCTTGGCTTTCGATTCGGCTTCTTCAAGAAGCGATTTGACCCTTGCATCGGCTTCGGCAATTTTCTTTCTGCCAACAACTTTACGACCATACACACCTGCACCCACTCCCAAACCCAAAGTAACAATTCCCACCAATAAACTTTCTATCAACACATATCCTCCTTGCAGAAGGACCGTGGACCATGGACAAGGGACCATGGACCCACTGCTCCTCCTAGTTTTTGGTCCATGGTCTATGGTCCATAGTCCACGGTCTTGTATTCAAATGATGCGAACAATCCTCTCTTCAGTCACAATAATATCAACCCTCTGATCTCTTGGTTGTGACGGAATCGCATCACAGATTTGAAACTCATAACACAACGCCACCCGTTTCCCCTTAAAGGGTTGCAACAGTTGGTCGTAGTAACCCTGACCATAACCTATGCGGTTTCCCTTTTTATCAAAAACGACGCCGGGAACCACAATCAAACTTAAATAATTAATGTCTGTTAAATAATGAGCGCGATGAAGAGGCTCCAAAATACCTGCGAAGCCGGCTTTCAATTCTTTTAAACTTTTTACGGGATGAAAATGGATTTGGTGTGTTTGTGGCTCAACCGCGGGGTAAAAAATCTCTTTCCTTAAAGGATGCGCCTTTTGAAAAATTCCCTTTGTTTCGACTTCATTATTACAGGACGAATAAAGACCGAGACGTTCGCACAAGTTGAATTCTTCCAATGAAAGAAATTGGTTGACGATTTTTCTGGAGGCTTCACGAACGAATTCGGGGTCCAGTTGTTTTCTTTTGTCTAATATCGTTTGGCGCAACTGAGTTTTGGGATCCATACTATCCTCAAACTCAAGCACCCACTTGCAAAAAAGAGGAGACTACCTTTGAAGAGGCTTAATAAGCGAAACAACTTTTTTATTAAAAACTTCAAATATCATTTAAATATGAGCACCTCTAAAAAACCCCGCTTGTCATCCTGAACGAAGTGAAGGATCTACTTGATAACAAAGTGGATTCTTCGCTTCGCTCAGAATGACAAATTGTAATTTTCATAGGTTTTTAGAGGTGCCCATATCTCTTTTAAGAAGCAAGCACCTAAGTAAAATGACACCCCGCAACTGCCGTGTGACTGGTCATCTTGTGAACCCCATCCTTATAAAGGTGGGGACTTTTGGTTACTGTATCAGGCTTCCCACTTACCAAGGGCAAGCGGGCTTGCTCACCACAGTAAGAAACAGCCTCCTGCGTAAAATTATCGGTTCTAAGATGAACACACTCAATCACGAGCACTGCAGGGTGTTCCGTCAAAAATTTCAAAAGAACGAAAAACTTTGTAAAAACATCAAGGTTTGGTTTACCCAAACCGCGAAGCAAACTCGTTAGAGTTTGCGGAGTAAAATCAACCTTGCAAATCAATTAGTTCTATCACTGTCTTAATTTTTTCTTCAAC contains these protein-coding regions:
- a CDS encoding YmdB family metallophosphoesterase, producing MNILCIGDIFGEPGRQAVFQLLPRLIHQYGVDFVLANADNAAGGKGVTDKIAEELFKTQIDVITAGNHVWEQESIFPQLETHPILRPYNLVEKDRGKGWCVVSSKKGHPVAVVHLQGRV
- the rny gene encoding ribonuclease Y; the encoded protein is MLIESLLVGIVTLGLGVGAGVYGRKVVGRKKIAEADARVKSLLEEAESKAKTIRKEAELEARDAQLKGRASFEKEMQEKQRELQGVDKRLQLKEDNLEKKFNLLETKEEELFRQEKQVQDRKNQLSDKEKQYNELLQETQRALERAAGITMDDAKKQLRDSLLEETKRESATMMMKIEEDAKAEADKKAKYIVASTIERLSSDYVSERSLSVVPLPNEELKGRIIGREGRNIRAFEAATGIDVVIDETPEAVVLSGFNPVRREIARITMERLLQDGRIHPSRIEEMVKKVTEEVDASIIEAGEQAFLELKLTKAHPEIVKLLGTLKYRYSYAQNVLRHSVEVGFICGMMAAELGIDEMKARRGGLLHDIGKSVSHEIEGAHALIGMDFCKKYKEEEDICHAVGAHHEDIPQIYTLDCLVDAADALSGARPGARREVLESYIKRLEELERISLSFKGVEKAYAVQAGREVRVMVNFQEVTDAQAFVISKDIARKIEQEMTFPGQIRITVIRETRAVEYAK
- a CDS encoding 5-formyltetrahydrofolate cyclo-ligase; the encoded protein is MDPKTQLRQTILDKRKQLDPEFVREASRKIVNQFLSLEEFNLCERLGLYSSCNNEVETKGIFQKAHPLRKEIFYPAVEPQTHQIHFHPVKSLKELKAGFAGILEPLHRAHYLTDINYLSLIVVPGVVFDKKGNRIGYGQGYYDQLLQPFKGKRVALCYEFQICDAIPSQPRDQRVDIIVTEERIVRII